The DNA window GGAGAGCAAGGAAACGCAAAGCCTGAATGAGGATGCCAAATATAAAACATATACCTTCAAGCTTAGAATAacttacctaggtatttaTAAcatttaggatcaagttcaagagTTTCATGCCCCACCTAGGCTCCCAAGTTGGGGCAATATGTTCTTGTCCATTTCGCATGTCCTAACACATGAAATGGCTGGAATGACTCCCTCTACGAGTGTACCGCCGATAGTGGACGCAACAATGATTTGAATAAGTTCTGCATGATTTAGTCTTCGTCGCTAGTAGCCTCAACGACACGAACCCCCCCTCCCTTCTTAGCTGACTCAATCTCCCtcttctgttgctgctgctgtctctTGCCCACCTCATTCACCAGACCCTTCAGATAGACCTCGGCCTGCACAGTAGCGCTGTACGCAGCTGGCGTCCAATTCCATATGTTTCGCTTATGTATATCCGCGCCCGCCGCCAGCAGCGTTCGCAGCACTAACAGGTTGCCGTTCCCACTCGCAAAATGCAACGCCGTATTCCCTTCAACGTCCGCGCGGCGGACTGCATCGTAAGGTCCGCCGGGGACAAACGTAAGGAGGAGTTGGACGATAGTGTCGTGTCCGCCAAGGCTAGCTTCCATCACAGCATCACGACCTCGGATGTCGCGGCGAAGTATACATGTTTTATCGTGTTCGCAGAGGAGTTGTACAACCTCGGTATGGCCTTCGGCTGAGGCGAGCATAAGTGCTGTTTGATGGGTCTCGTTGAGTGCAGGGACTGGATCTTCGTGACCAAGCTGCAAGAGGACTTCGCAGACTTCGCGATGGCCTAGTGAGGCTGCTAGGTGCATGTTCGAATTGGAGAGACCGGATGGTGAAGAGTcggggttgaggaggagagtggGATGTGACTTCAGAATTCGGCGGAGGAGTGTCGCATCATTGGCATGAATTGCCCGGCGAACGCGAATAGAGGGCTCAATCCTACTGGCGATTAGTCTTGGGCATGATAATCTCGAGTTGACGCTCTCACATAATGGGGGACGGCGGGTCATGACGGTTGCGATTCGGGCGAAAGAAACATGCCGCGCAATCGCGAAACAAAGGAAAGTCGAATAGAacaaaagaaacgaaaggcAATTTGCAAGCTACAGATGGATAATGTTAATGACACTTTAGAGAAAGGAAACGCTAAACGAGGCCGTCGTTAAAGGAGTGCAATAAAAGAGGGGAAGGGAATGGAAGCAAGGCAGGCAAGCAACAGAGTTGCCGTAGGTTGACGATAAGATTCCAAGAAAGCTTAACTTGAGGAAATGCTGCGCCCGCTTGCATCAAGCAGCTCCTCATGAAACAGGCGGCGCGGACCCCACATTTCGCTGACATCCACTAATTCTACCTTTAGTTACCTAGCTTACCCGCTGCTTGCTACACGAGCCCAAGAGAACTCGAGAAGAGTGCATTAGAGCAGCTTACAATAAGTAATTTTACCTGGTTTTACTTAGACTCAAGATATAAGCCAGCAAGTAACTATTTACAGCAAAAGTATTGGCCATCATGGTTTGTTGTTAGTATCATGAAACCGCCATCGAAGCTGAATCAAGACCCACTGTTCTAAGCGCTGTCATGGTCTTTTGCTTGTGACGATGGAGCTTCATCGACGTCAGATTTACCCTAGGTATACATTGAGGCGACTCCTGTTTATTAAAATGGCATTGCATCGAAATATTTTGTTTATATGGAACTTGTAGCGTCCCTCTGCAGATATGCCCCTGAAATATCCCCAGAGGCATTTCTGTAGTGTTTTCACTTTACATAAGGTTTTCACACGCTAATCGCCCCAGCCCTTGAGTTCAAGAGCtaggggaagaaagaaaacttaggatctagatcctaaatgacaaaaagacttaggtaatatagcctaagtttaggataactTCTGCTAAGTTTACTTTAACACCCTACAGTAAGgctcgctgttttcttgccccttGAAGGAAGGGATACTGCCAAAGAGTAAGCCGGGTCTGTCTCAGTGAATGGTTTGTTTGTTTCAAGCTTCTACTGGCCGACTCACTGAACCGTCACGTCCCGCGCTCCTGTAAAAGCATCATCCCATTCACAATCTCACCAGCGCCCAGCGACAAAACACGAGTATCCCATCGTTTGGTAACGAGACCACTCAATCACATGAATATATACCACTTTCTGCCTGCCGTTCTTATCAAACGGGCTTGATCACCCGGCGAAGCACGCCCGGTTAGCTCAATCGGTAGAGCGTGAGACTCTTAAGAGTTCACAatctcaaggttgcgggTTCGACCCCCGCATCGGGCTGTTCCTATACATTACATATTCATGATTGAGAtgtgctttcttttttgtaATTTTTGTCAATTTCTAACTGCCATCTGATTATGGCAGTGTAGATACACGCGGTGTTTTGAGATGAGTTTTGGTGAATGGGTCATTTTTACAGACAAGCCAGAAGTGGCTCGGTATTAATGTAAATATGGTATTGCAGCTAAGATCGAGTAAAATATCAATAAACCCCTTCCTTTATTAACCCTCATTAAGAAACCTGATAGAAACCGTCTAGTTCAGCTCATGAGCCTTCTTAATAGCCTTGTTCTTGCCCGTATCCAATACGACAGCaggatcctcctcatcaccctTCCTAGAGACCTCGTTGCCATTCTTCGTTGTAATTGTCGTACTGGTCTCAACGTTAGCAAACAATCTCATCAGCAATAGAGAAACTCACTCTTCAGCCTTGACATCCAAGACCTTGCCCTCGGGCTGTCCCTGTCCCCAATTCCAGCTCACAGTCTCACCCTTCTTGGGTCCTTTCTTTGCGCCAGAGTCATCACCAccctcaccatcatcttgttcctcttcagcatcttcctccttctttgaGGATCCATTGGACTTCTTGGACTGGCCATTGGACTGTTTCTTTTGTccctgcttcttctgttcatcgccatcttcgtcctcctcctcctcctcctcctcctcctcctcctcctcctcatcgttgGACTTTGTAGACTCTCCCTTGCCAGTCTCGCGCTTCTTGTTCGAACCGGTCTGGCTTCGAGTCGCTCTTCGCTTCTCGCCGGTTTgcttatcatcatcatcgccctcttcttcctcggcttcCTCAGCGTCGTCGTTGGCCTCTTCCTTgtcctctttctcttcttttttctcacTGCCGTTCTCCctgccttgagctttgaggAAATCGTGGCCCCAGTTCTTGAGTGACGCGTaggacttggtcttcttgacctcctcgGGGGACTTGTCGTTGTTTGCCTTGGTCTCTTGAGCGAGATGTCGCTTACTGTGGGATGTTAACATCCAATTGGCCAGCAGTGCATCTGATATCAGTCGCAATCGACGTGAGAGACTTACCAGTAAGAAACAACCTTGCGCATGTGCTGGACTTGCTCATCGGTGTACTTCTCAGGTTCCTTCTTGGGGttctccttcaagatctCAACAATCTTGCGACCGCTGTCATGTCCAACAGTCtctccattctcatcctcctttgGCCAACCAGCACTGTTGGAATCGTCTGACTTGAGCCAATCCTCGAGCTCTGAGGCCGTCATGTTGACGACCTCGTTGAACTCTTGGATAACTTCATCATTGCCCTTCATGATTGCGGTCTTGTTTACAGCTGTGTGATGGAAATATGTGTGATATCGAGAGTTTTGAGTAAACACGATCAATTAATGGGAAAATTACGGATTTGTTTAAATCATCACCCAGGTTTTGTTATTGCTTTTGGTCTCAGCCGTGTCGTCATTCCAGCCATCTCTTAATCGTAGCGTCATAGAAAAAAAAGGTACAAACAATACGTCGCAAATAGCTTACGGTGATCGATTCAGTTTAATCAAAAAGCAAATTGACTCTGACGTTTAAGTGCGTGCATGGTCTCAGCTGAACAAGGTTGGACCGATCTGATGCGGTCGTCCAAGGAACGCGATCCGATCTGCTGAATGAGCGCATCATTTCCGGCGATCGATGGTTGCTTGGCTGGGAAGTGGGCCAGGAACGGAAGTGAGATGGATCAATCATTTTTGGCCAAGCTTGGTAGGGGTTAATTGGACTAAGGGGAATAATGATGatgggagggagggaggtaAAGGGATGAGTTCTGTACAACTGGTTGTTTTGGGtgctcttcttgttggcctGCAGTGGAGGGAGCCATGAGCTGAATCAAGTTGTTAAGGCATTTTCATGACTCACAATATTCCGAGTCACCATATGGATAATGATCAGATTATGAATACTCAATTTCTATCATCATGGTTAAAATCAAGCAATTACCCCTGACTGGTATCGATATACCAAGATAGGTACCAATGTTGAATTAGCCTCTTCTGagtttcttctcatctttcacgggcaagatgaaggaaaGTAACTACAGTCCTTGTTACTGTACCTTAGTATCTAAGCTCCGATATTGCGTGCCAACCTCGTAAGCAATTACAGTTCGAGTAACAAAATTGAAGAACTTATAGATATTGGTCTCTCAAAATCAAGGTCTACCACGCTCTTCTCGTGAAATACTTCCACAATGAATTCACGGCAGTTGCATTCGAGCTTCAGAGCTAAGACCTGAATTGATGATGCAATCGTCAAAACAGCTCCAGATTCCCCTCGCTAAACCCAAAAGAGCAATCAAAGTCCCCACCGCGGGGTTGTTCGGCTGCGGGAGCGGGGCCATATTTCGCCGGGGTCGCAATCTGAGGCCGATTCAGGAGCAGACCATTTCGACATTCACACCTTGACTCTTTTTTTGTGACTCAGATTGAAAAAACATCCCACACACCAGGTACGCGATAGCCTTCCTATTTCGATCATCCCTCTACAAGAAAATTGCGTTGTTCTGTGcgttttctctcttttatgTTTTCATGCGCGTCAATTGAATCCTCATTGAGCCTTTTCACCCGCCGCACGCTTCTCCGCCACTCGCACTCAACTTTTGCAATTCGATCGCAACATCAAAAGCAAATAGCTAATCCTTTTCGAAACTTCAGAATCGACAGCTTAAGAACCGTCGCCATCATGTCTGACTATCCCCACATTCTCCTTCGCGCTGAGGAGAAGCCTCTCGAGCACCGATCTTTCTCCCCCGCAATTATCAAGACACTCGTTGATGCTGGATACCCCATTTCCGTCGAGCGATCGTCTACCGACCCCAAGTTCAAGCGTATCTTTGAGGACTCAGAATATGAGGCTGCTGGTGCTCGTCTTGTCGATACGGGTGTCTGGCCCAACGCTGAGCCTGGAACAATCATTCTCGGCCTAAAAGAGCTACCTTCTGAGGACTTCCCGCTCAAGAATGACCACATTGTACGCTGAGTGTTTTGAACGAAGGCATGCTACTTGCTGACTTAGACTTAGACATTTGCACATTGTTACAAGGTAGATGCTTTGCAACTCAAGCGAAATCTCATCTAACACTCCATCTCAGAACCAAGGCGGGTGGGAGCAGGTCCTCGGTCGCTGGGCACGCGGTGGCAGCCGGCTTTACGACCTCGAGTTTCTTGTGGACGAACAAGGTCGGCGTGTTTCTGCGTAAGTTTCTCTCCAAATTAAAGCTCGAGATGTGTCTATTTCGCCCCTTTttggaagatgttgaagttgaggcgGCTTCGCGCCCCCACCCCACCCCACAACCAACGTACTTAGAGCTTCGAGCTTCAACAGACAGGTTCTTATGACTAGGCCAGAAGTCACCCTCTGAGAAGCGTTGTTCTTGCGATCCTAGCTTTAGCGACCACAAAGGAGCTGAGCATACACGATCCCCCAGGTGGAGCTCGGAGTTTGAGCTTTATGATAGAGTCTCAAAGCATGGGCGGCTAAGTAGTATCTTCTGGAGATCCCGATCGGAGCCTGAGTTCTCCAGGGCTTCGCTGGTGATTGATTGAGGTGGTATGAGCTTTGCAAATAGGCTCTTACACCATTCATCTACCAAGTTCAGGGTTCACGAGGGTTCACTCCGGTTTCCTGCTATCGAGGCCAAGCGGTATCTATGCTACACCTCAAGTGAGGTCTTGGGAAGGATGACAGTTTAGCTGTGGCCTTCCCAGTTGGCTTCATGCAGCCTGAATAACAACTCTGACGAGTGTTGGTTACGCGGGTTCTGCAGGTGCTTCAACCATTGACAACTGAACTTCTCAGCGGAGCAAACACCAAATCGTCTCTGTCTCACTTGCTAACTCCTCTCCAGATTTGGGTACCACGCGGGCTTCGCCGGTGCTGCGCTCGGAATCAAGACACTCGCTCACCAGCTGCAGGGCTCGTCCTCTAAACTTCCTTCTGTCGAGACATTCACTGATGGCCGCGGATATTACTTGAACGAAGATGAGCTCGTCAACCAGATTCGTGAGGATCTCGCTAAGGCTGAAAAGGCTCTCGGACGTAAGCCCACTGCTCTCGTCCTTGGTGCTCTTGGACGATGTGGTAAGGGTGCCGTGGACCTTTTCCTGAAGGCCGGCATGCCTGATGACAACATTACCCGCTGGGACTTGAACGAGACTAAGGACCGTGATGGTAAGTTATACATGTGCTTATGTGTGTGCTTTCGATGATGGAAACTAACATCTTCAGGCCCTTACGAGGAGATCGCCAAGGCTGATGTCTTCCTCAACGCCATCTACCTCTCCAAGCCCATTCCCCCTTTCATCAACCAAGAACTCCTTGCCAAGCAAGGTCGCAACCTCGCTGTTGTCATCGACGTTTCTTGTGACACCACAAACCCTCACAACCCTATCCCCATCTactccatcaacaccaccttTGAGGACCCAACCGTCCCCGTTGAGATCAAGGACGATCAGAACAACCTCCCCCTATCCGTCATCAGCATTGATCACCTCCCTTCCATGCTTCCCCGCGAGGCTAGTGAGGCCTTTAGTGAGGGTCTCAAGGAGTCTCTGCTCACACTCAAGGATCGCGAGACTTCGCGGGTGTGgactgatgctgagaagctcTTCCATGAGAAGGTTGCCCTGTTGCCCGAGGAGTTGAGAACCAAGAGTGTTTAAAAGTGCTATTTATGTTGTAGTTGAGTTGGCTACATAGACCGCAATAGAAGGAAGGCTAAAAGAACAGCCTGATTGGCATATTTCGACACTTGCTTTGAGGGTGAACGCTGAGTTGGGGTGCTTCTTGCTCAACAGATGATGTTTACAGACATAAACCTACAGGGTAAGTACGACACAAAGTAGAAAATACCATTATGCCAAAACGGAAGGTACCTTCACATCAAGGAAGGCAGGTATCTCAGGTTTTACCTCTTTACACACAAAGGTTCTTCCAACAACCTACGTCAGTCAACAATTGAATCGAAGTCAAGACATTAAACGAGCCATCACTTACTTAACTCAACCATCTCGTACAACTCCCTTAAGCAAGGCTATCTTTCTTGACCCGAGTCTCTCACCACAACCCTTGCAATTCAACTAGACGCATTTGCATTACTTCCGAAGTATACGATTGCGAAGCTGAAAAGTCGGACAACAGAAAACTGGACACCCGCGCTCAATCAAAGTGTCAAACAAGGAGCTGATTGGTAGATTCTTCTTGGTGGAAAGTATTCTGAGCAAGGGTATCTGCAACATAGGCATAACTTTGCTGGCGGTGAAGTACAGAGCTGGTCCTGAGGACCTATATGGGCCAAAAATTAGCGTGACGCTACTTTGACCGAATTCGCTGAGTTTCTCACCAGGTCATTGGAGCTTCTGATaatcgtcatcttcaacgtCTGTGTATTATATCGAAACGGTCTGATAGCCACGATGGCCCCCTCAGACAATAATGATACGGCCATTGAGTCCATTGAGGGTGATGAAGCCTCCGAGGTGACTCATTCATAGCCTGGATTTATGCAATCACCACAGGTGGCCCAGTCACATCGAACTGGGGGACgacctccagctccagctcaggTTCAACATGCTCAGATGGTTCAGCATCAGTCTCCGTATCCTCAGATGCCGCAATCTTCGCACATGGCTCAACATCATTATATGggatatcctcatcctcatcaggtTACGCATTCATCTTATATGTATCACTCGTCGCACCAGACACCTCAGTCTCCGAATCAAATACCACAGGGTCCTCACAGTCAGATGGCACAGTCTCCGAATCAGATAACACAgagtcctcatcctcaaatgCCGCTTATCCCATACATGGCATACCCTCACTGTGCTCTTCAACCGGGGTATGCTCCTACCCAAAGCCCCCTTTTCACACCCCAGGGAACTCCTATCATGGCACCCCAGCAATCTCCTCTCTTTACACCACTAGCCACACCAACTCCAACCCTTGGACCTCAATCCGCCGCTACCACCCCAGCTCCCTCGTCAGTTGCTTTTGCTTGGAACCCGTCACCTCAATACGTCTCCTCAACTCCCGTACCGTACCCCGCAGCATCTACCCCAGCACCCGAATATTCCTCCAGAGGCCAAGTAACAGATGACATGGGACCTccgcccaagaagaagagaacacCGAAGCCAAAGCCGTTGTCAGAACGTGAAATGCTACGAGCTACACCGATTGTACTACGAAAGCAGGCTAGTCATtcgaagagaaagaaggacgAAGTTGTCACGTGGATGCGTAATACTTTAGTTAAGCGGAGGGGAAAAAAGGTGCGGCCTACTGCGGTGGATGCGGAGAAAAAGTTTCAGATTCCGAGGAGGACTATCTCTAGGTGGAAGAAAGCCGAGTAAGTGAAGCTCTAGattgtgatgtgatgaagctgagagtTTTACAGGTTAGGCCTTGGGCCAATTCCGAGATGATAACGCATGAAGACGTAACGAAGGCTGCAGAGAGATGgaagttgagaagttgaatagaaaattaataattatattttcaTTACATCAGATTTAAGACCAGTTTTCGCTGGGAACCCTGTTCATTGTCTTGTCCGCTTACAAAATCTGCCCAAGGTTGAAGTGAAATCTACAGTGTTTACGTCACCTATGTCCGATAACCCCGCCAAAACCTCCCTTAATAACAACCCGTAAGCACCCAATACTTACAAGCAATTCATCCAACTTATTCTCAATTTACAAGCCGAAATGTCTTCCCTCGCGAAAACAATCGTAGCAACCGGTGTTTCATCCGGCATCGTAAGCCCTCAAGCCCCAGCGCTTTGTAAGACAGACTCTGACATCTACAGGGCTTCGAAGCAGTCAAACAGCTCCTCAGCCAGAGCCAACCATACA is part of the Fusarium fujikuroi IMI 58289 draft genome, chromosome FFUJ_chr07 genome and encodes:
- a CDS encoding AVO2-like protein, with the translated sequence MTRRPPLCESVNSRLSCPRLIASRIEPSIRVRRAIHANDATLLRRILKSHPTLLLNPDSSPSGLSNSNMHLAASLGHREVCEVLLQLGHEDPVPALNETHQTALMLASAEGHTEVVQLLCEHDKTCILRRDIRGRDAVMEASLGGHDTIVQLLLTFVPGGPYDAVRRADVEGNTALHFASGNGNLLVLRTLLAAGADIHKRNIWNWTPAAYSATVQAEVYLKGLVNEVGKRQQQQQKREIESAKKGGGVRVVEATSDED
- a CDS encoding probable saccharopine dehydrogenase (NAD, L-lysine-forming); amino-acid sequence: MSDYPHILLRAEEKPLEHRSFSPAIIKTLVDAGYPISVERSSTDPKFKRIFEDSEYEAAGARLVDTGVWPNAEPGTIILGLKELPSEDFPLKNDHITFAHCYKNQGGWEQVLGRWARGGSRLYDLEFLVDEQGRRVSAFGYHAGFAGAALGIKTLAHQLQGSSSKLPSVETFTDGRGYYLNEDELVNQIREDLAKAEKALGRKPTALVLGALGRCGKGAVDLFLKAGMPDDNITRWDLNETKDRDGPYEEIAKADVFLNAIYLSKPIPPFINQELLAKQGRNLAVVIDVSCDTTNPHNPIPIYSINTTFEDPTVPVEIKDDQNNLPLSVISIDHLPSMLPREASEAFSEGLKESLLTLKDRETSRVWTDAEKLFHEKVALLPEELRTKSV